One Pieris brassicae chromosome 11, ilPieBrab1.1, whole genome shotgun sequence DNA window includes the following coding sequences:
- the LOC123715944 gene encoding regulator of nonsense transcripts 3B, producing the protein MTEDQDAKDSHSDSGSKTFVNKSKDKKAKLQRPLTKIILRRLPATMTEEAFLEQVSPIPEHDYFYFAKPDTSLGNNIYSRAYINFVNVDDIYLFRDKFDGYVFLDEKGVEYVGIVEYAPFQRIPKKKKKKDPKCGTLESDPIYQEFLEYLSKDQEADTQPKLEYSYPVNDGNDKKVQTTPLLEYLAARKQDKRGRDERRRRENDKRKMRIERKSKDSSIREEDVIIENDVKKIKPREWEKDRSNDVKDDSDIYDSHSYKDRKMAFGSDKKKKYDDKQGSYKAEEDLDEFDIKKEKGEKIDSPRDQKSKKYSDSRKERFKVTDAKSEKQSAINKMMSEKPRTLNHDDIKPFTQLPHVKTEDLSKLLESKSKGEELSKTEKINKNINNTNEIRMRRNSLEPGDLSKEGSLERQKSLEDRSRSIDREGSEEKEKSESIDCRTERRIRNKDRPSLVIYQPGMGKFSKQRLAKDKDPPTSKTVNESEKKDT; encoded by the exons atgaccgaagaccaagatgcgaaggatTCCCATTCGGATTCAGGCAGTAAAACTTTTGTCAATAAGAGTAAAGACAAAAAAGCGAAACTACAGCGACCCCTTACAAAA attatattacGGCGATTACCTGCAACGATGACAGAAGAGGCATTTCTTGAGCAGGTGTCTCCGATACCTGAACATGACTATTTCTATTTTGCAAAGCCAGACACGTCTCTTGGTAACAATATTTACTCGAGGGCTTACATTAACTTCGTAAATGTGGACGATATTTATCTCTTTAGGGATAAATTTGATGGGTATGTTTTTTTGGATGAAAAGG gtGTGGAGTATGTTGGCATTGTGGAATATGCACCATTTCAAAGAATTCCtaagaaaaagaagaaaaaggaTCCAAAATGTGGAACACTTGAAAGTGATCCAATATATCAGGAATTTTTGGAATACCTCAGTAAAGACCAAGAAGCTGATACCCAACCAAAACTGGAATATTCATATCCTGTAAATGATG GCAATGATAAAAAAGTTCAAACAACACCACTACTTGAGTACTTAGCTGCTCGGAAACAAGACAAAAGAGGTAGAGATGAAAGACGTAGGCGTGAAAATGACAAACGTAAAATGAGAATTGAAAGGAAGTCAAAAGATTCTTCAATCAGA gAAGAAGATGTTATTATAGAGAACGATGTTAAGAAGATCAAGCCAAGAGAATGGGAAAAAGATAGATCAAATGATGTAAAAGATGATAGTGACATTTATGACTCACACTCTTACAAAGATCGCAAAATGGCGTTTGGCAGTGACAAAAAGAAGAAATATGATGATAAGCAAGGAAGTTATAAAGCTGAAGAAGATCTTGATGagtttgatataaaaaaagaaaagggtGAAAAAATTGATTCCCCTCGAGaccaaaaaagtaaaaagtacaGCGATTCAAGGAAGGAAAGATTTAAAGTCACTGATGCTAAATCAGAGAAGCAATcagctataaataaaatgatgtcTGAAAAGCCCAGGACATTGAATCATGATGATATAAAACCATTTACACAGTTGCCTCATGTTAAAACAGAAGATTTGAGTAAACTCTTGGAAAGCAAATCAAAGGGTGAAGAATTATCAAAAACTgaaaagataaataagaatatcaataatacaaatgaaataagaATGAGAAGAAATAGCTTGGAGCCAGGAGATTTGAGCAAAGAAGGAAGTCTAGAAAGGCAGAAATCTTTAGAGGATAGAAGCAGGTCTATAGATAGAGAAGGTTCTGAGGAAAAAGAAAAGAGTGAAAGTATTGATTGCCGCACTGAGAGAAGAATCAGGAATAAG GATCGCCCTAGCCTCGTAATATACCAACCGGGCATGGGAAAGTTCAGTAAACAACGCTTGGCAAAAGATAAAGACCCTCCCACATCGAAAACGGTTAACGAAAGCGAAAAAAAGGATACTTGA
- the LOC123716645 gene encoding uncharacterized protein LOC123716645 isoform X2, giving the protein MNQLPFKKPSNRSRNPGSKRKGCRCGNATATPGKLTCCGQRCPCYVESKPCTECKCKGCRNPHRADGLKVRPHLPHIDTLQLTLNMNPSSSPSCSGSMDSLDTDSLTMEAMEESLGFSTDYKSPSLKVYTSQIQEVSASLPATILMDEELPASPDNLSSPCEYAQYSPRGTNDTELSPQSTGTQDIMSDPELDA; this is encoded by the exons atgAATCAACTTCCCTTTAAGAAGCCTTCAAACCGATCACGCAACCCTGGTAGTAAAAGAAAAGGTTGCCGTTGTGGTAATGCTACAGCAACTCCGGGTAAACTTACTTGCTGTGGTCAGCGTTGCCCCTGTTATGTTGAGAGTAAGCCTTGTACCGAATGTAAATGTAAAGGTTGCAGAAATCCACATAGGGCAGATGGattgaag gtTCGTCCACACTTACCACATATAGATACCCTACAATTAACACTTAATATGAATCCAAGCAGTTCACCGTCATGTTCAGGTTCTATGGACAGTCTCGATACTGATTCACTTACAATGGAGGCCATGGAGGAATCTCTTGGGTTCAGTACAGATTATAAGTCACCGAGTCTCAAAG TATATACAAGCCAGATACAAGAAGTGTCAGCATCCTTACCAGCTACAATATTAATGGATGAAGAGCTCCCAGCCTCTCCTGACAATTTAAGCTCGCCATGTGAATATGCTCAGTATTCTCCTAGAGGAACAAATGATACTGAGCTATCACCACAATCCACAGGCACACAGGATATAATGAGTGACCCGGAATTAGATGCATGA
- the LOC123716191 gene encoding cuticlin-4, with product MCLVGCRPLIDRTAIMKTRLLFLLATLLYKEARCDPPIDSASLPLEHRGGAYGPPLPPQTDDPWPLTSPDSPKIKHLQVQCEKTHMRVNIEFDRPFYGMIFSKGFYSDSHCMHLKPGTGHLSATFEIFLNSCGMSSSANHNVAAYGSPTPSGSYVENTIIVQYDPYVQEVWDQARKLRCTWYDFYEKAVTFRPFQVDMLHAVTANFLGDNLQCWMQIQVGKGPWASEVSGIVKIGQTMTMVLAIKDDENKFDMLVRNCVAHDGKRAPIQLVDQYGCVVRPKIMSKFQKIKNFGPSASVVSFAYFQAFKFPDSMNVHFQCVIQVCRYNCPEPKCAGLGADYGVPLLAGNTLGAGEYGLPNGEYGLPPSPHAEYGVPPAYPDPRHPADSSGAYSEKRDDTVPPPQAQASSTPNAPSPSSPSPNRNDEDDVNLPPPPPPGRRGVYNTVKRKDEGHGNLATLGGRPRSVEDLPETLVGVRRKRETSTPSRIYKRDAQEMTDVNTSRTIQVVAPGDVNFALNNAATNETVVIQSPATDPETICMSVPSFVAGLVMLLLVLVVASLVAAFLFVRVRALDRKGTHGATAYYETDYVKHTN from the exons ATGTGTCTTGTTGGTTGCAGGCCGCTGATTGACCGGACTGCGATTATGAAGACCAGGCTGCTGTTTCTACTCGCGACGCTCCTTTATAAG GAAGCAAGATGCGATCCGCCAATAGACTCAGCATCACTACCACTGGAGCACCGTGGTGGCGCGTACGGCCCTCCACTCCCGCCACAGACAGATGACCCCTGGCCATTGACCTCACCTGACAGTCCCAAAATCAAACATCTACAAGTCCAATGTGAAAAAACTCATATGCGTGTCAATATTGAGTTCGATAGACCGTTTTATGGTATGATATTCTCTAAAGGATTCTACAGCGATTCACATTGTATGCATTTAAAACCGGGGACCGGGCATCTCAGCGCCACTTTTGAGATCTTCCTTAACAGTTGTGGTATGAGCAGCTCCGCTAACCACAATGTAGCAGCATATGGAAGCCCTACGCCTAGCGGATCGTACGTAGAAAACACGATTATTGTACAGTACGATCCTTATGTTCAGGAAGTATGGGATCAAGCGAGGAAATTAAGATGCACTTGGTACGACTTTTATGAAAAGGCTGTCACTTTCAGACCGTTCCAAGTCGACATGCTACATGCGGTTACGGCAAACTTTCTCGGAGACAACTTGCAATGCTGGATGCAAATTCAAGTGGGAAAAGGACCCTGGGCTTCAGAGGTGTCTGGTATAGTCAAAATTGGACAGACAATGACTATGGTACTTGCAATTAAAGATGACGAGAACAAATTTGACATGTTAGTAAGAAACTGTGTTGCACACGATGGTAAAAGAGCACCAATCCAATTGGTAGATCAATATGGATGCGTAGTTAGACCCAAAATTATGAGCAAATTCCAGAAGATTAAGAACTTTGGTCCTTCTGCTTCTGTTGTATCGTTTGCATATTTCCAAGCTTTTAAATTCCCAGATTCTATGAATGTCCACTTTCAATGTGTTATCCAAGTATGTAGATATAATTGTCCGGAGCCTAAATGCGCTGGGCTCGGTGCCGATTATGGAGTTCCATTATTGGCAGGTAACACATTGGGAGCAGGTGAATATGGTCTCCCCAACGGTGAGTATGGACTTCCTCCATCCCCACACGCTGAATATGGTGTTCCACCTGCATATCCAGACCCTAGGCATCCCGCAGATTCATCAGGTGCTTACTCTGAAAAACGAGACGACACTGTTCCTCCACCGCAAGCACAGGCTTCATCTACACCTAATGCTCCAAGTCCTTCCTCACCATCACCAAATAGAAATGATGAAGACGACGTCAACCTTCCTCCACCACCACCCCCGGGACGACGTGGCGTATACAACACAGTCAAGAGGAAAGATGAAGGACACGGTAATCTGGCAACGTTGGGTGGCCGCCCGCGATCTGTTGAAGATTTACCCGAAACATTAGTAGGTGTTAGAAGAAAACGTGAAACATCGACGCCGTCACGTATCTATAAACGAGATGCTCAAGAAATGACCGACGTAAATACAAGCAGAACGATACAAGTGGTGGCGCCAGGTGATGTTAACTTTGCTTTAAATAATGCTGCTACAAACGAAACAGTTGTGATTCAATCTCCAGCAACTGATCCAGAAACGATATGCATGTCAGTGCCATCATTCGTGGCAGGTTTGGTCATGTTATTATTAGTACTGGTAGTAGCGTCACTGGTAGCTGCTTTTCTCTTTGTGCGAGTGCGGGCGCTGGATAGAAAAGGAACACACGGCGCCACCGCTTACTATGAGACAGACTATGTAAAGCATACGAACTAG
- the LOC123716645 gene encoding E3 ubiquitin-protein ligase MSL2 isoform X1, with protein MKMNATSLYTSTSRLILLADPADKSSWSDLYRLVPYLRQSLSCAVCGNLLKEPYTPESSNCQHHVCKNCIGGRKKLKPSCGECKDYEDYTDNSLLRTLLQCYKKLCEYFMDTETYRVLVEEDASVIGQNGGVVASSGLIDLIREGARFDDDYKCNAGLSKSAYSILPCVYNSSSTQTQATSSSTSIETRSSNKCTTNNRDISNGSPLYSVMYAGSGNKITIKRKNADDTEVTQSENSLLDGKMNQLPFKKPSNRSRNPGSKRKGCRCGNATATPGKLTCCGQRCPCYVESKPCTECKCKGCRNPHRADGLKVRPHLPHIDTLQLTLNMNPSSSPSCSGSMDSLDTDSLTMEAMEESLGFSTDYKSPSLKVYTSQIQEVSASLPATILMDEELPASPDNLSSPCEYAQYSPRGTNDTELSPQSTGTQDIMSDPELDA; from the exons ATGAAGATGAATGCTACAAGTTTATATACATCAACATCAAGATTAATACTGTTAGCCGACCCAGCGGATAAAAGTTCTTGGTCCGATTTATATCGTCTTGTTCCTTATTTAAGACAATCATTATCATGTGCTGTCTGcggaaatttattaaaagagcCTTATACTCCTGAAAGTTCCAACTGCCAGCACCATGTGTGTAAAAATTGCATAGGtggaagaaaaaaattaaagccCTCCTGTGGTGAGTGTAAGGATTATGAGGATTATACCGACAACAGTTTGTTAAGGACTCTTCTtcaatgttacaaaaaacttTGTGAGTATTTTATGGATACAGAAACATACAGAGTGTTAGTAGAAGAAGATGCTTCAGTAATTGGGCAAAATGGTGGTGTTGTTGCTAGTTCAGGTTTGATAGATTTGATAAGAGAGGGGGCCCGTTTTGATGATGATTATAAGTGTAATGCTGGCCTATCAAAATCAGCATATAGTATTTTGCCATGTGTCTATAACTCTTCATCCACTCAAACCCAGGCCACTTCATCATCAACTAGTATAGAAACAAGGTCATCTAATAAATGCACCACCAATAACAGAGATATATCCAATGGATCTCCTTTATATTCAGTTATGTATGCAGGATCTGgcaacaaaataacaattaaaagaaaaaatgctGATGACACAGAAGTAACACAAAGTGAGAATAGCTTACTAGATGGCAAA atgAATCAACTTCCCTTTAAGAAGCCTTCAAACCGATCACGCAACCCTGGTAGTAAAAGAAAAGGTTGCCGTTGTGGTAATGCTACAGCAACTCCGGGTAAACTTACTTGCTGTGGTCAGCGTTGCCCCTGTTATGTTGAGAGTAAGCCTTGTACCGAATGTAAATGTAAAGGTTGCAGAAATCCACATAGGGCAGATGGattgaag gtTCGTCCACACTTACCACATATAGATACCCTACAATTAACACTTAATATGAATCCAAGCAGTTCACCGTCATGTTCAGGTTCTATGGACAGTCTCGATACTGATTCACTTACAATGGAGGCCATGGAGGAATCTCTTGGGTTCAGTACAGATTATAAGTCACCGAGTCTCAAAG TATATACAAGCCAGATACAAGAAGTGTCAGCATCCTTACCAGCTACAATATTAATGGATGAAGAGCTCCCAGCCTCTCCTGACAATTTAAGCTCGCCATGTGAATATGCTCAGTATTCTCCTAGAGGAACAAATGATACTGAGCTATCACCACAATCCACAGGCACACAGGATATAATGAGTGACCCGGAATTAGATGCATGA
- the LOC123716358 gene encoding uncharacterized protein LOC123716358 — MEFFLWKALAHTFSKILIDLRKKFTAEKKSDVINDVLIYGSNDTEEWKKQVGLNNLFCILYMIVHAARTIDISIPSLESDSITKSLIQVKIKNNVEIRLIVHRYAEYCNLQSLAENGIRVKVINCTVKLEHEFIIIDEDCSDSVVIFGSLDFEVNRVNCSRDITILSSDVALISSLQREFLRVWCSVDDTQINQFDDIDD, encoded by the coding sequence ATGGAATTTTTTTTGTGGAAAGCATTAGCTCATACCTTTTCAAAAATACTGATCGACCTACGAAAGAAGTTTACTGCGGAGAAAAAAAGTGACGTAATTAATGATGTCCTAATCTACGGAAGTAATGATACCGAGGAGTGGAAAAAGCAAGTAGGTCTCAACAACCTTTTCTGTATTTTGTACATGATAGTTCATGCTGCAAGAACAATTGATATATCTATTCCAAGTCTGGAAAGTGATTCCATAACGAAATCTCTGATAcaagtgaaaataaaaaataatgtggaAATACGGCTAATTGTGCACAGATATGCTGAATATTGCAACTTACAGAGCTTAGCAGAAAACGGCATTCGCGTCAAAGTTATAAATTGTACAGTGAAACTTGAGCAtgaattcataataattgatGAAGATTGTAGTGATTCTGTTGTTATTTTTGGTTCATTAGATTTTGAAGTGAATCGCGTTAACTGCTCCAGAGACATAACTATTCTATCCTCCGATGTTGCTCTTATTTCAAGTTTACAGCGCGAATTTCTTAGAGTGTGGTGTTCGGTGGACGAcactcaaataaatcaatttgacGATATCGACgactaa
- the LOC123715945 gene encoding toll-like receptor 2, which translates to MIVYADFKMNRLQTCIILVLFSSVSAKQMTDIEALASTPTRCTYEYAYDMYGAHCGGLRLSKIPSLRAGIEILDFSDNKLQEIHDDTLSSYTSIKFLYLSENQIYSIDENAFYYLTNLQTLDLSKNVILTLPESIFHLPTLRNLYLHGNPLLHIRLSNLQLTKPIKAPLELLDLSECKLKALPDWGILPQLLLYNISHNPLTSLEAQHFSSMCKLSKVDLTESIDSLQLCDMRATISWFQLKNIYFQLADYTRLNSREFEHCTKEELPNNLNITYHQCQNQYTQAQIIKSSRRTWLTIGGGLAGFLVGFVLFLYVMHRHNVAQTKKLDKETKKIPPDGDKQASTVLLNDVA; encoded by the exons ATGATCGTTTACGCTGACTTTAAAATGAACag attacAAACATGTATTATACTGGTGTTATTCAGTTCTGTATCTGCTAAGCAGATGACGGATATTGAAGCTCTTGCATCAACGCCAACTAGATGTACCTATGAATATGCGTATGATATGTACGGGGCCCACTGCGGTGGTCTCAGACTAAGTAAGATACCAAGTCTTAGAGCTGGAATAGAG ATCCTTGACTTCAGCGACAATAAACTACAAGAAATTCACGATGACACATTATCTTCGTATACCAGCATAAAGTTCCTATATCTGTCAGAAAACCAAATATACTCTATCGACGAGAATGCATTCTACTACCTAACTAATCTCCAAACTCTAGATCTGTCTAAGAACGTTATTCTGACCCTGCCAGAGTCGATTTTCCACTTGCCAACCTTGCGTAATCTATATTTACACGGAAACCCACTGCTGCATATTCGTTTAAGCAACCTTCAATTGACTAAGCCTATAAAAGCCCCTTTAGAACTTTTGGACTTATCAGAGTGTAAGTTAAAAGCTCTACCGGACTGGGGTATTTTGCCTCAACTACTTCTATATAATATCTCACACAATCCTTTAACTTCTCTCGAGGCCCAGCACTTTAGTTCTATGTGCAAGTTATCAAAAGTGGATCTGACAGAATCTATTGACAGTCTACAGTTATGCGACATGAGAGCAACAATATCGTGGTTTCAGCTCAAGAACATTTACTTTCAGTTAGCAGATTACACCAGGCTTAATTCTCGAg AGTTTGAGCACTGTACAAAAGAGGAACTGCCTAATAATCTCAACATAACATATCATCAATGCCAAAATCAATACACACAG GCTCAGATAATAAAGTCTTCACGTCGTACATGGCTCACCATCGGTGGTGGCTTGGCAGGATTCCTCGTAGGATTTGTCTTATTCCTTTACGTCATGCACAGACATAACGTAGCACAAACGAAAAAGCTCGATAAGGAGACTAAGAAAATCCCTCCAGATGGCGACAAACAAGCATCTACCGTCCTTTTAAATGATGTAGCATAA